The following proteins are co-located in the Trichomycterus rosablanca isolate fTriRos1 chromosome 14, fTriRos1.hap1, whole genome shotgun sequence genome:
- the LOC134326609 gene encoding RAS guanyl-releasing protein 2-like isoform X2 — MGTLTAESATVDELVDACINAFDDTGKLKDLPLVRMFLMMHPWYLPSTDLAKKLLFKSQEESCTAELRSQICYLVKFWISEFPAEFNLNPALAEQIRYLRDQVNTEGNERESQLIDVESVPSYKWKRQVTQRVPSTSKKRKMSLLFEHLDALELAEHLTYLEYKSFCKILFQDYHSFVRHGCTVDNPILERFITLFNSISQWIQLMVLSKPTAQQRAAVISHFVKVAQKLLQLQNFNTLMAVVGGLSNSSISRLKDTQAQISNDTNKTFNILLDLVTSCGNYSQYRRRFSECSGFRFPILGVHLKDLIAVHVALPDWTDEEKTHVNLTKTQQLYSILHELALVQTTPPNIDGNNDLLNLLTVSLDQYHTEDEIYQLSLQREPRSSKPANSNPTPNLATKRPSMVDEWAASVKPKADPAIITKHIEKMVESVFKNFDTNGDGYISREEFESIQNNFPYLSKFGELDANQDGKISREEMIDYFMKASSLLNCKMGFIHTFTETTYVKPTFCEHCAGFIWGFYKQGYKCKVNSAPWAASCDH; from the exons ATGGGGACACTAACAGCTGAGTCAGCTACGGTGGATGAACTGGTGGACGCCTGCATTAATGCTTTCG ATGACACAGGGAAGTTAAAGGACTTACCATTGGTGCGGATGTTTCTCATGATGCACCCCTGGTACCTTCCGTCCACAGATCTTGCCAAGAAACTCCTGTTCAA GTCTCAGGAGGAAAGCTGCACTGCTGAGCTCAGGAGTCAAATCTGTTACCTTGTCAA GTTTTGGATCTCAGAGTTTCCAGCTGAGTTTAATCTTAATCCCGCTTTAGCTGAACAGATCAGGTATTTGAGGGATCAGGTCAATACAGAGGGTAACGAGAGAGAGAGCCAACTCATCGATGTAGAGAGTGT GCCCTCATATAAGTGGAAGCGCCAGGTGACCCAGCGTGTTCCTTCAACATCAAAGAAGAGGAAGATGTCACTTCTTTTTGAACATCTGGATGCACTTGAACTTGCTGAACATCTCACCTACCTGGAGTACAAGTCATTCTGCAAGATACTG TTTCAGGATTACCACAGTTTTGTGAGGCATGGTTGTACAGTGGATAATCCAATTCTGGAGAGGTTCATTACGCTTTTCAACAGCATATCCCAGTGGATCCAGCTCATGGTGCTGAGCAAACCCACCGCCCAGCAGCGTGCTGCTGTCATTAGTCACTTTGTAAAAGTTGCACAG aaactgtTGCAGCTACAAAACTTTAACACTCTAATGGCGGTGGTTGGAGGTCTAAGTAACAGCTCCATCTCCAGACTCAAAGATACACAAGCCCAGATCAGCAATGACACCAACAag acTTTTAACATACTATTAGATCTGGTAACATCATGTgggaactacagtcagtacaggcGACGCTTCTCAGAGTGCTCAGGGTTCCGGTTTCCGATCTTGGGTGTTCACCTGAAGGATCTGATTGCAGTGCATGTGGCACTGCCTGACTGGACAGATGAAGAGAAAACTCACGTTAACCTCACCAAGACCCAGCAGCTCTACTCCATCCTGCACGAACTGGCACTGGTTCAGACCACGCCACCCAACATAGATGGCAACAATGACCTACTCAACCTTCTAACA GTATCACTGGATCAGTATCATACAGAAGATGAAATATACCAGCTCTCTCTACAAAGGGAACCTCGAAGTTCCAAGCCAGCT AACTCAAACCCCACCCCTAACCTTGCGACTAAGCGACCGTCGATGGTTGACGAGTGGGCAGCGTCAGTGAAGCCCAAAGCGGATCCTGccatcatcaccaaacacatCGAGAAGATGGTTGAA TCCGTCTTTAAGAATTTTGACACGAATGGGGACGGCTATATTTCCCGTGAGGAGTTTGAGAGCATCCAGAATAATTTTCCATATCTCAGCAAGTTCGGAGAGCTTGATGCAAACCA GGATGGGAAGATCAGCAGGGAAGAGATGATAGATTATTTTATGAAGGCCAGCTCTCTGCTGAACTGTAAGATGGGCTTTATTCACACGTTTACAGAGACCACTTATGTCAAGCCCACTTTCTGTGAACACTGCGCCGGCTTT
- the LOC134326609 gene encoding RAS guanyl-releasing protein 2-like isoform X3: MGTLTAESATVDELVDACINAFDDTGKLKDLPLVRMFLMMHPWYLPSTDLAKKLLFKSQEESCTAELRSQICYLVKFWISEFPAEFNLNPALAEQIRYLRDQVNTEGNERESQLIDVESVPSYKWKRQVTQRVPSTSKKRKMSLLFEHLDALELAEHLTYLEYKSFCKILFQDYHSFVRHGCTVDNPILERFITLFNSISQWIQLMVLSKPTAQQRAAVISHFVKVAQKLLQLQNFNTLMAVVGGLSNSSISRLKDTQAQISNDTNKTFNILLDLVTSCGNYSQYRRRFSECSGFRFPILGVHLKDLIAVHVALPDWTDEEKTHVNLTKTQQLYSILHELALVQTTPPNIDGNNDLLNLLTVSLDQYHTEDEIYQLSLQREPRSSKPANSNPTPNLATKRPSMVDEWAASVKPKADPAIITKHIEKMVESVFKNFDTNGDGYISREEFESIQNNFPYLSKFGELDANQDGKISREEMIDYFMKASSLLNCKMGFIHTFTETTYVKPTFCEHCAGFIWGFYKQGYKCKVYTDQP; this comes from the exons ATGGGGACACTAACAGCTGAGTCAGCTACGGTGGATGAACTGGTGGACGCCTGCATTAATGCTTTCG ATGACACAGGGAAGTTAAAGGACTTACCATTGGTGCGGATGTTTCTCATGATGCACCCCTGGTACCTTCCGTCCACAGATCTTGCCAAGAAACTCCTGTTCAA GTCTCAGGAGGAAAGCTGCACTGCTGAGCTCAGGAGTCAAATCTGTTACCTTGTCAA GTTTTGGATCTCAGAGTTTCCAGCTGAGTTTAATCTTAATCCCGCTTTAGCTGAACAGATCAGGTATTTGAGGGATCAGGTCAATACAGAGGGTAACGAGAGAGAGAGCCAACTCATCGATGTAGAGAGTGT GCCCTCATATAAGTGGAAGCGCCAGGTGACCCAGCGTGTTCCTTCAACATCAAAGAAGAGGAAGATGTCACTTCTTTTTGAACATCTGGATGCACTTGAACTTGCTGAACATCTCACCTACCTGGAGTACAAGTCATTCTGCAAGATACTG TTTCAGGATTACCACAGTTTTGTGAGGCATGGTTGTACAGTGGATAATCCAATTCTGGAGAGGTTCATTACGCTTTTCAACAGCATATCCCAGTGGATCCAGCTCATGGTGCTGAGCAAACCCACCGCCCAGCAGCGTGCTGCTGTCATTAGTCACTTTGTAAAAGTTGCACAG aaactgtTGCAGCTACAAAACTTTAACACTCTAATGGCGGTGGTTGGAGGTCTAAGTAACAGCTCCATCTCCAGACTCAAAGATACACAAGCCCAGATCAGCAATGACACCAACAag acTTTTAACATACTATTAGATCTGGTAACATCATGTgggaactacagtcagtacaggcGACGCTTCTCAGAGTGCTCAGGGTTCCGGTTTCCGATCTTGGGTGTTCACCTGAAGGATCTGATTGCAGTGCATGTGGCACTGCCTGACTGGACAGATGAAGAGAAAACTCACGTTAACCTCACCAAGACCCAGCAGCTCTACTCCATCCTGCACGAACTGGCACTGGTTCAGACCACGCCACCCAACATAGATGGCAACAATGACCTACTCAACCTTCTAACA GTATCACTGGATCAGTATCATACAGAAGATGAAATATACCAGCTCTCTCTACAAAGGGAACCTCGAAGTTCCAAGCCAGCT AACTCAAACCCCACCCCTAACCTTGCGACTAAGCGACCGTCGATGGTTGACGAGTGGGCAGCGTCAGTGAAGCCCAAAGCGGATCCTGccatcatcaccaaacacatCGAGAAGATGGTTGAA TCCGTCTTTAAGAATTTTGACACGAATGGGGACGGCTATATTTCCCGTGAGGAGTTTGAGAGCATCCAGAATAATTTTCCATATCTCAGCAAGTTCGGAGAGCTTGATGCAAACCA GGATGGGAAGATCAGCAGGGAAGAGATGATAGATTATTTTATGAAGGCCAGCTCTCTGCTGAACTGTAAGATGGGCTTTATTCACACGTTTACAGAGACCACTTATGTCAAGCCCACTTTCTGTGAACACTGCGCCGGCTTT